A stretch of DNA from Synechococcus sp. PROS-9-1:
ACCAAGGTGAGGGCTGAATTGCGCCGCTCAATCGAAGCACGTCGGCGCCGGTCTTCATCTGAACGGGCTTCCGCTTCGGCAAGGAGTGCTTGCAATTCGTCTTCGTTGAGGTTCGAGCCCCCCTGAATCGTGACGGATTGCTTTCGCCCCGTGGTGCGATCTGTTGCACTCACTTGAAGGATCCCGTTGGCATCAATGTCAAAAGCAACCTGAATCTGAGGGACACCTCGCGGTGCAGGCGGGATCCCTGATAAGCGGAAACGGCCTAATGACTTGTTGTCTTGTGCCATTTGACGCTCACCTTGCCAAACGTGAATCTCCACAGAGGATTGATTGGCACCAGAGGTGCTGAAAACGTCGGATTGACGCACTGGAATCGGCGTATTTCGAGGAATCAACACCTTCATGAGGCCGCCCACGGTTTCCAAACCAAGGGATAGGGGTGTGACGTCATTGAGCAGCAGATCTCTTAGCTCACCGGTGATGATTCCTGCCTGTACGGCTGCACCTACAGCCACAACCTCATCAGGATTGACGGATTGACAGGGGTCATGAGGAATCAAGGTCCTCACGAGCTGCATCACCATGGGCATCCTTGTGCTGCCACCCACAAGCACAACATCGTCAACATCTTCTGCAAGCCAGCCTGAGTCGCGCAGAGCGGCCTGAACAGGCGTCAGCAGTCGATCAAGCAAATCAGGGCAGAGGTTTTCAAATGTTTTGCGATCAAGGGTGGTCTCGATATGAAGTGGTCCTTCCTGACCGGTTGCAATGAAAGGAAGGGAAATGGGTGTGGTGGACACGCCTGAGAGTTCTTGTTTGGCTTTTTCAGCCGCTTCGGTGAGACGTTGAAGCGCTTGACGATCCCTACGCAGATCAATTTGATGTTGCTGGAGAAAGGCATCGGCAAGCCAATCCACGATGAGTTGGTCAAAGTCATTTCCACCCAATTGGGTGTCACCGTTTGTGGCCTTCACATCGAAGACACCATTCGCGATCCGAAGGAGCGAAACATCAAAGGTGCCTCCACCCAGATCGAAAACGAGAACACGACGAACAGCACTGCGATCAAAGCCATAGGCAAGGGCAGCAGCCGTGGGCTCATTGAGAATCCGTTCAATCGATAAGCCGGCAAGGCGTCCCGCGTCTCGAGTGGCCTGACGTTGAGCATCGTTGAAGTAAGCCGGAACGGTGAGAACGGCTGCATCAACCGTTTCGCCTAGGTAGGTGCTGGCATCATCAACAAGCTTGCGCAAGATGCTTGAAACAAGCTCTTCAGGGGCATATTCCCGTTCGGTCTGAGGACAGGCCACACGAACGTTTCCCTGTGTGTTCGCACTCACGGTGTAGGGAACGGTAAGTGTGTTGTCGTCGAGCTCATCCCAGGCGCGTCCAACAAAGCGCTTGAGATTGGAAAACGTGTTGCGGGGGTTGAGGACGAGTTGGCGCCTGGCGGGCTGACCAACCAGAAGTTCATCCTCTTTGGTGTAACCAACAACAGATGGCGTTGTCCTCGTGCCCTCCGCGTTAGCAATTACCACCGGTCGACCCGCTTCAAGCACGGCGACGACGGAGTTCGTGGTTCCCAGGTCGATTCCGACGATCCGGCCCATAACCGCGCATTTGGTTTCTCCAAGCTAACGGTCCAAACCCCAATCACCAAGCTCCTCTGGCGAGCCTGTGTTGATGTTGTGTCTCTTACCAGCAAAAAATTGCGAAAAGGCTAGTGTTCATCTGCATATGTGCTGATTGAGTGGCCCAATTCAAGGCTCAATATCTTCTTAGGCACAGACCAACAGCAGAAAAGCTGGTGGATAAAG
This window harbors:
- the dnaK gene encoding molecular chaperone DnaK, giving the protein MGRIVGIDLGTTNSVVAVLEAGRPVVIANAEGTRTTPSVVGYTKEDELLVGQPARRQLVLNPRNTFSNLKRFVGRAWDELDDNTLTVPYTVSANTQGNVRVACPQTEREYAPEELVSSILRKLVDDASTYLGETVDAAVLTVPAYFNDAQRQATRDAGRLAGLSIERILNEPTAAALAYGFDRSAVRRVLVFDLGGGTFDVSLLRIANGVFDVKATNGDTQLGGNDFDQLIVDWLADAFLQQHQIDLRRDRQALQRLTEAAEKAKQELSGVSTTPISLPFIATGQEGPLHIETTLDRKTFENLCPDLLDRLLTPVQAALRDSGWLAEDVDDVVLVGGSTRMPMVMQLVRTLIPHDPCQSVNPDEVVAVGAAVQAGIITGELRDLLLNDVTPLSLGLETVGGLMKVLIPRNTPIPVRQSDVFSTSGANQSSVEIHVWQGERQMAQDNKSLGRFRLSGIPPAPRGVPQIQVAFDIDANGILQVSATDRTTGRKQSVTIQGGSNLNEDELQALLAEAEARSDEDRRRRASIERRNSALTLVAQAERRLRDAALELGPYGAERQQRAVEMAMRDVQDLLEQDDPQQLEMGVSGLQEALFGLNRRLSAERSSDAGPLQGIRSTLGTLKDELFADDDWDDDPWSTGSSRSDDRMRRGRRGIDPWDDDFYR